A genomic window from Lotus japonicus ecotype B-129 chromosome 1, LjGifu_v1.2 includes:
- the LOC130732767 gene encoding metal tolerance protein 1-like isoform X1 yields MCEHYSIPSCFCLFLFLGFHKNYYFTLPYRVLFRERCQFPPFISDCVLKMQAEAQSQKEAQSSHRAHNIEISGDLPGARRNICGEAPCGFSNAGSISKESEERSTSMRKLLMAVVLCVIFMSVEVVGGIKANSLAILTDAAHLLSDVAAFSISLFSLWAAGWDANPRQSYGFFRIEILGALVSIQLIWLLAGILVYEAIERILAGTHHVDGFLMFVVAAFGLLVNIIMALLLGHDHGHGHNDHGHHNHEFQVSTHHHHVHDQHHNDHTHHHAPEEVAKPLLGGSKEKKKRWNINVQGAYLHVLGDSIQSVGVMIGGAIIWYKPEWILVDLICTLIFSVIVLVTTINMLRNILEVLMESTPREIDAAKLERGLLDMEEVVAVHELHIWAITVGKVLLACHVKIRPEVDPEIVLEKVVDYIRRVYNISHVTIQIERN; encoded by the exons ATGTGTGAGCATTATTCTATCCCTTCTTGTTTCTGCCTTTTTCTCTTTCTGGGTtttcataaaaattattacttCACTCTTCCATACAGAGTTCTCTTTCGTGAGAGGTGTCAATTTCCCCCCTTCATTTCTGATTGTGTTTTGAAGATGCAAGCCGAAGCACAAAGCCAA AAGGAAGCACAAAGCTCTCACCGTGCGCATAACATCGAAATCAGTGGAGATCTTCCTGGTGCTAGAAGGAACATTTGTGGGGAAGCACCATGTGGGTTCTCGAATGCTGGATCCATCTCCAAGGAATCAGAAGAACGGTCAACTTCCATGCGGAAGCTTTTGATGGCAGTGGTCCTCTGTGTTATTTTCATGAGTGTTGAGGTAGTCGGTGGCATCAAGGCTAATAGCCTTGCGATTTTGACTGATGCAGCCCATTTGCTTTCAGATGTTGCAGCATTTTCCATCTCCTTGTTTTCATTATGGGCTGCAGGGTGGGATGCCAATCCTCGCCAATCATATGGATTTTTCAGAATAGAGATTTTGGGTGCTTTGGTTTCTATTCAGCTAATATGGTTGCTTGCTGGGATTCTGGTGTATGAAGCCATTGAAAGAATTCTTGCTGGGACTCATCATGTGGATGGCTTTTTAATGTTTGTGGTTGCTGCATTTGGTCTACTGGTTAACATCATTATGGCGCTGTTATTGGGTCATGATCATGGCCATGGACATAACGATCATGGCCACCACAACCATGAATTTCAAGTGTctactcatcatcatcatgttcATGATCAACATCATAACGATCACACTCACCATCATGCTCCTGAGGAGGTTGCTAAACCACTTCTTGGTGGatcaaaagagaagaaaaagagatggAATATAAATGTACAAGGGGCTTATCTCCATGTTCTTGGTGACTCTATCCAAAGTGTTGGGGTGATGATTGGGGGAGCAATCATATGGTATAAACCTGAGTGGATTTTAGTTGATTTAATTTGCACATTAATCTTTTCTGTAATAGTGTTGGTGACAACTATTAATATGCTGAGAAACATATTGGAAGTTCTTATGGAGAGCACACCTAGAGAGATAGATGCAGCCAAGCTTGAAAGGGGGCTGCTAGACATGGAAGAAGTTGTGGCTGTTCATGAGTTGCATATATGGGCCATTACAGTTGGGAAGGTTTTACTGGCTTGTCATGTTAAAATCAGACCCGAAGTGGATCCAGAGATAGTGCTGGAAAAGGTTGTAGATTATATCAGAAGGGTTTATAACATAAGCCATGTGACTATACAGATAGAGCGCAACTAG
- the LOC130732767 gene encoding metal tolerance protein 1-like isoform X2, translating to MQAEAQSQKEAQSSHRAHNIEISGDLPGARRNICGEAPCGFSNAGSISKESEERSTSMRKLLMAVVLCVIFMSVEVVGGIKANSLAILTDAAHLLSDVAAFSISLFSLWAAGWDANPRQSYGFFRIEILGALVSIQLIWLLAGILVYEAIERILAGTHHVDGFLMFVVAAFGLLVNIIMALLLGHDHGHGHNDHGHHNHEFQVSTHHHHVHDQHHNDHTHHHAPEEVAKPLLGGSKEKKKRWNINVQGAYLHVLGDSIQSVGVMIGGAIIWYKPEWILVDLICTLIFSVIVLVTTINMLRNILEVLMESTPREIDAAKLERGLLDMEEVVAVHELHIWAITVGKVLLACHVKIRPEVDPEIVLEKVVDYIRRVYNISHVTIQIERN from the exons ATGCAAGCCGAAGCACAAAGCCAA AAGGAAGCACAAAGCTCTCACCGTGCGCATAACATCGAAATCAGTGGAGATCTTCCTGGTGCTAGAAGGAACATTTGTGGGGAAGCACCATGTGGGTTCTCGAATGCTGGATCCATCTCCAAGGAATCAGAAGAACGGTCAACTTCCATGCGGAAGCTTTTGATGGCAGTGGTCCTCTGTGTTATTTTCATGAGTGTTGAGGTAGTCGGTGGCATCAAGGCTAATAGCCTTGCGATTTTGACTGATGCAGCCCATTTGCTTTCAGATGTTGCAGCATTTTCCATCTCCTTGTTTTCATTATGGGCTGCAGGGTGGGATGCCAATCCTCGCCAATCATATGGATTTTTCAGAATAGAGATTTTGGGTGCTTTGGTTTCTATTCAGCTAATATGGTTGCTTGCTGGGATTCTGGTGTATGAAGCCATTGAAAGAATTCTTGCTGGGACTCATCATGTGGATGGCTTTTTAATGTTTGTGGTTGCTGCATTTGGTCTACTGGTTAACATCATTATGGCGCTGTTATTGGGTCATGATCATGGCCATGGACATAACGATCATGGCCACCACAACCATGAATTTCAAGTGTctactcatcatcatcatgttcATGATCAACATCATAACGATCACACTCACCATCATGCTCCTGAGGAGGTTGCTAAACCACTTCTTGGTGGatcaaaagagaagaaaaagagatggAATATAAATGTACAAGGGGCTTATCTCCATGTTCTTGGTGACTCTATCCAAAGTGTTGGGGTGATGATTGGGGGAGCAATCATATGGTATAAACCTGAGTGGATTTTAGTTGATTTAATTTGCACATTAATCTTTTCTGTAATAGTGTTGGTGACAACTATTAATATGCTGAGAAACATATTGGAAGTTCTTATGGAGAGCACACCTAGAGAGATAGATGCAGCCAAGCTTGAAAGGGGGCTGCTAGACATGGAAGAAGTTGTGGCTGTTCATGAGTTGCATATATGGGCCATTACAGTTGGGAAGGTTTTACTGGCTTGTCATGTTAAAATCAGACCCGAAGTGGATCCAGAGATAGTGCTGGAAAAGGTTGTAGATTATATCAGAAGGGTTTATAACATAAGCCATGTGACTATACAGATAGAGCGCAACTAG
- the LOC130731441 gene encoding protein CURVATURE THYLAKOID 1B, chloroplastic-like, protein MASTSSPTLSISSSSTFVDGKAPRQSPTASTQCVSLPTLPPPPVQPQTRPWKATAFCRKVARNVMAMATTSEAPTTETVTTELNGGELPEFVKTIQEAWDKVEDKYAVSSLGVAGFVALWGSAGVISAIDRIPLVPGVLEVVGIGYTGWFAYKNLVFKPDREALFRKVKETINEITGSS, encoded by the exons ATGGCCTCAACCTCCTCCCCCACCCTCTCTATATCCTCTTCATCCACCTTTGTTGATGGCAAGGCTCCAAGACAATCACCAACTGCTTCCACACAGTGTGTGAGCCTTCCCACTCTCCCCCCTCCACCTGTGCAGCCTCAGACTCGCCCATGGAAGGCCACTGCTTTTT GTCGCAAGGTTGCGCGCAATGTTATGGCAATGGCTACCACAAGTGAGGCACCAACAACAGAAACTGTCACCACTGAACTCAATGGGGGTGAGCTGCCAGAATTTGTGAAGACTATTCAAGAAGCT TGggacaaagttgaagacaaataTGCAGTGAGTTCACTAGGTGTAGCTGGTTTTGTTGCATTATGGGGCTCAGCTGGGGTGATCTCA GCAATTGATAGGATTCCATTAGTTCCTGGGGTACTTGAGGTTGTAGGCATTGGCTACACTGGG TGGTTTGCTTACAAGAACCTAGTTTTCAAGCCTGACCG GGAAGCTCTGTTTCGGAAAGTAAAAGAAACAATTAACGAAATAACTGGGAGCAGCTGA
- the LOC130731440 gene encoding cathecol O-methyltransferase 1-like, translating to MAPPSLEESSTKLSNNEDNHLKQQQGEEGDGLLFGMQIIGSFVVPLALRSAIDLGVFDILAKAGEGAKLSANDIALEIGTNNPEAPAMLDRLLRMLASNSLLSCSDQHSQRFYSLSHGSQYFVTNADGVSLGPILALIIDNVFYQSWPELKGAILEGGVPFNRVHGMHAFEYPNVDPRFNDVFNKAMLNSTTLTMKGILELYNGFEHITKLVDVGGGLGINLKLVTSKYPHVQGVNFDLPHVIQHAPVYAGVEHVEGDMFESVPTGDAIFMKWILHDWSDEHCLKLLKNCYKAIPDDGKVIVVDSVVPALPETTTAAKNVFNSDVVMMTQNPGGKERTEHEFMELAKGSGFSGIRFVCSVSGLWVMEFFK from the exons ATGGCCCCTCCTTCATTAGAAGAATCAAGTACAAAACTTTCCAACAATGAAGACAATCATCTTAAACAACAacaaggagaagaaggagatggACTCCTGTTTGGCATGCAAATTATAGGTTCATTTGTGGTTCCATTGGCTCTGCGATCAGCGATTGACCTTGGAGTTTTTGACATTCTTGCCAAAGCTGGTGAAGGTGCTAAGCTCTCTGCAAACGATATTGCACTTGAGATTGGCACCAACAACCCTGAAGCACCCGCAATGCTGGATCGTCTTCTCAGGATGCTGGCTAGTAACTCTCTGTTATCTTGCTCTGATCAACATTCACAGAGATTCTACAGCCTCTCCCATGGCTCCCAATATtttgtcaccaatgctgatggTGTTTCTTTGGGACCCATCTTGGCCTTGATTATAGACAACGTCTTCTACCAAAGCTG GCCTGAACTGAAAGGAGCAATCCTGGAAGGAGGTGTACCATTCAACAGGGTTCATGGCATGCATGCTTTTGAATACCCAAATGTGGATCCAAGGTTCAATGATGTTTTCAACAAAGCTATGCTCAACTCAACCACTTTAACTATGAAGGGGATTCTTGAATTATACAATGGATTTGAGCACATCACTAAGCTGGTGGATGTTGGTGGTGGTCTTGGAATCAATCTTAAATTGGTCACCTCCAAATACCCTCATGTCCAAGGTGTTAACTTTGACTTGCCTCATGTCATACAACATGCACCTGTGTATGCAG GGGTGGAGCATGTGGAAGGAGATATGTTTGAAAGCGTTCCCACAGGGGATGCAATTTTCATGAAG TGGATACTTCATGATTGGAGTGATGAACACTGCctgaagctgttgaagaatTGCTACAAAGCTATTCCTGATGATGGAAAGGTTATTGTTGTGGACTCAGTTGTGCCCGCTTTGCCTGAGACAACAACTGCAGCAAAGAATGTTTTCAATTCTGACGTCGTAATGATGACACAAAACCCAGGAGGAAAAGAACGAACCGAGCATGAATTCATGGAATTGGCTAAAGGATCTGGATTTAGTGGCATCAGATTCGTTTGCTCTGTCTCTGGCCTCTGGGTTATGGAGTTCTTTAAGTAG